A portion of the Ferrimonas lipolytica genome contains these proteins:
- a CDS encoding WecB/TagA/CpsF family glycosyltransferase produces the protein MRVLHIVRQFSPAMGGLENFVKSLVLEQRSNGIDAEVLTLNRVFHQQAETLPAADCIDGIPVTRIGYRGSYKYPIAPTISSYLSSYDLIHVHGVDFFVDYLALTAPFHGKPLLLSTHGGFFHTPFASTTKKLLFNTVTRLSLKAYRQVYACSNNDYQRFKPICAPKLLLIENGVDTAKFANAGQQQHQPNMIFIGRFSDNKRIDKLVAMMAELMKLDIDATLRIVGKDWDGNELRLRQQIDRLKLNSQVTLHTDLSDQQVKAQVSNANFIISASEYEGFGLTLIEGMAAGLLPLASNIPSFSRIVEQAQLGQIINFDDPTQAAKSIANYFTSVEPHYPQLRRAAIERAAHYAWPTVAKTFIAQYQQLGLQPKTLQGVQMDSRDGEAVIASLDNAIKLQQPLVVAYANAHTINLARNDSNYRQLLNRCLVLNDGVGVSMASRLKYGQSFSENLNGTDFTPRYFANSQQSLRIFLLGAKPNNVQRCFATWQQQYPQHQWVGYHHGFFDDDQQICKQIADAKANVVIVAMGNPLQERWLDRNLSQTGAVVGIGVGALFDFTAGDVSRAPSWLRKMKLEWLYRLIQEPKRMWRRYLLGNLTFLYNALGDNS, from the coding sequence ATGCGGGTTTTACATATCGTACGCCAATTCTCCCCTGCAATGGGAGGCCTGGAAAACTTCGTTAAATCACTAGTGTTAGAGCAACGCAGTAACGGCATAGACGCCGAAGTGTTAACGCTTAATCGGGTATTTCACCAACAGGCGGAAACATTACCGGCCGCGGATTGCATCGATGGCATCCCCGTGACTCGAATTGGTTACCGCGGTAGTTACAAATACCCTATTGCACCGACGATTAGCTCGTACCTTAGTAGCTACGACCTTATCCACGTACACGGTGTTGATTTCTTTGTTGACTATTTAGCGCTCACCGCGCCATTTCATGGCAAACCGTTATTGTTATCAACCCATGGTGGTTTTTTTCATACCCCCTTTGCCAGTACAACCAAAAAGCTGCTGTTTAACACCGTTACTCGTTTGTCGTTGAAGGCATATCGGCAGGTTTACGCATGCAGTAATAACGACTATCAGCGCTTCAAACCTATCTGTGCACCTAAACTCCTTTTGATTGAAAACGGAGTAGATACCGCTAAATTTGCCAATGCAGGTCAACAGCAGCATCAGCCTAATATGATTTTCATCGGTCGTTTCTCTGATAACAAACGCATCGACAAACTTGTGGCGATGATGGCCGAACTGATGAAGTTGGATATCGATGCCACTTTGCGAATTGTAGGCAAAGATTGGGATGGCAACGAGCTACGCTTACGCCAGCAGATCGACAGGCTCAAACTCAATAGCCAAGTAACGCTTCATACCGACCTTTCTGATCAACAAGTAAAAGCACAAGTTAGTAATGCTAACTTCATCATTAGCGCATCAGAATATGAAGGATTTGGGTTAACACTGATCGAAGGGATGGCAGCTGGCCTTCTGCCGCTAGCTTCCAACATCCCGAGTTTCAGTCGGATCGTCGAACAAGCCCAACTTGGCCAAATTATCAATTTTGATGACCCTACTCAAGCAGCCAAGTCTATTGCAAACTACTTCACTTCGGTAGAACCGCATTATCCTCAATTGCGGCGTGCCGCCATTGAGAGAGCTGCACATTATGCTTGGCCTACGGTTGCTAAAACCTTTATTGCTCAATACCAACAACTAGGTTTGCAACCAAAAACCTTGCAAGGGGTGCAGATGGATAGTCGTGATGGTGAAGCCGTTATTGCCAGCCTAGATAACGCCATCAAGCTCCAACAGCCATTAGTGGTTGCCTACGCCAACGCTCATACCATCAACCTTGCCCGTAACGATAGTAACTATCGACAACTGCTCAATCGCTGCTTAGTACTTAACGATGGTGTTGGGGTTTCGATGGCAAGTCGACTCAAGTATGGCCAAAGTTTCTCTGAAAACCTCAATGGCACCGACTTTACCCCGCGTTATTTTGCCAACAGCCAACAATCACTGCGGATCTTTCTGCTCGGTGCGAAGCCCAACAACGTCCAGCGATGCTTCGCTACTTGGCAACAACAATATCCGCAGCATCAATGGGTTGGTTATCATCATGGGTTCTTCGACGACGATCAGCAGATCTGTAAGCAGATAGCTGACGCCAAGGCGAATGTGGTTATTGTCGCCATGGGCAATCCACTACAAGAACGCTGGTTAGACCGCAACCTAAGTCAAACCGGTGCAGTGGTAGGTATTGGGGTCGGCGCCTTGTTTGACTTTACCGCAGGTGACGTAAGCCGTGCACCATCCTGGTTACGCAAGATGAAACTTGAGTGGTTGTATCGTCTAATCCAAGAACCTAAGCGCATGTGGCGGCGCTACTTACTAGGCAACCTCACCTTTCTTTATAACGCACTGGGAGACAACTCATGA